TAATAGAGATCCAACTAAATTCATAATTCATTTCTCTAAAAATAAAATAGGAGGTGAACAAACTGAATTCGATTGTTATTGTTGCCCAAATCGATTCATACCAGATGTAAACTAAGTTAAAAATAATAGCACCCAACATGCCATAGATAGTTAACATAATATCCCAGTAAAAAAATAAATAACCATATATGAGACCATTTACAAAAATGGCTAAAGGAAGCGATAATACACTACGTAATTGATTAAAAACCATGCCTCTAAAAAATATTTCTTTATATACAGAATGAAGTGCAATAAATAAAATGATAAAAACCACATTACCAGTAATCAAAAAATCAAATAATTCATCAAATTGAGGATATGAATTCTTAATCAATGGAATTTGTAGAAATGACATTACCCATGTCCCCATGCTAATCCCTAACAATAAACAAAGGGCCATTGTTTTATTTGTAGCTTTTACAAATTGACTCACCTTAAATAAACTTTTTTTATGCATTAAATAAATCATTAAAAAATAAATAGGTAGAGCAATTAGGTCATGTATTGTTAAATAAAGCGCACCTTGATTAAAATTAAAAAAGTCATTTAGATTCTGTAGCTCAAACGTTTCAAAAAAGGAAGTTGCCACTGAAATGACAACAGCAAAATAAATTGCAATATATATCGTCAAGATTCCTATTAGCTCAAATACCTTTTCTTGTTTTATTGTTTCATTTAATAAAAGTTTCTTCATTTAATCTTCATCCTTTCAAACCAATATTGCTGTTTTTGGTGTTTAATGTATCATTTGATAGAGAGTTGTTTTTAAACAATAAAATTACTGAAAATATAATAAATAGAAAAGTAGATATGGTGATCAGAACTAAAACTAAATCTGGTAATCTCCCTGTAATATCAATTATATTTAATTCATTAAATGTAAACATAGAGACATTAAGCACGATTCCAATCCAAATGGATGACCAAAGAGATTGCGTTTTGAAATAAACTAATCCATACAAAATACCTAACATAAATCCAGTAAACATAATGATAGGGCTAGGTTGAAGATACCCATATATCAGAGCATTTAATAATAAAGCAGTTGGAAGTGACATGACTTTTTTCAATTCGTTAAAAATTAATCCTCTACCTAATATTTCTTCGATAAATACACCTGCAATTCCAA
The window above is part of the Chengkuizengella sediminis genome. Proteins encoded here:
- a CDS encoding CPBP family intramembrane glutamic endopeptidase — translated: MKKLLLNETIKQEKVFELIGILTIYIAIYFAVVISVATSFFETFELQNLNDFFNFNQGALYLTIHDLIALPIYFLMIYLMHKKSLFKVSQFVKATNKTMALCLLLGISMGTWVMSFLQIPLIKNSYPQFDELFDFLITGNVVFIILFIALHSVYKEIFFRGMVFNQLRSVLSLPLAIFVNGLIYGYLFFYWDIMLTIYGMLGAIIFNLVYIWYESIWATITIEFSLFTSYFIFREMNYEFSWISISLNVISSIVLLGTMYILWKQRKTVLSKNQVKGETVLHL
- a CDS encoding CPBP family intramembrane glutamic endopeptidase gives rise to the protein MKKYVLMIMNLVIYIGATFLVFDKLGNYLYYNFEWYSSLFEQNIPLELAFLSCINMLVYLLIFYVKKIFLKERYESLWSVCNFSMLTRKQMILFTFIGLAGTFWFISFMKISFIGEKFPDLEEYIEIFSTADNFFYVFLGVGIAGVFIEEILGRGLIFNELKKVMSLPTALLLNALIYGYLQPSPIIMFTGFMLGILYGLVYFKTQSLWSSIWIGIVLNVSMFTFNELNIIDITGRLPDLVLVLITISTFLFIIFSVILLFKNNSLSNDTLNTKNSNIGLKG